CAAATCCGGTTTGATTTTATCAGCTTCGCGCCGGGTAACAATCAGACTATAAGGAAGGAGTGGATAGCGCTCTAGTTCTTCCTCACGTTCAAGGTATGGACGATCATTTAAATAGGAACTGCCCGGTGTGGATTGAATCTTGAGCGAATCGAGTGTATCCTTGACCGCGAGAATATCTGAATTCGGCAGCCAGTAGGATTGGTTCTGAAGTTCCACGTCCATAAGCTGATTGTAGTACTCTCGTCTGGAACGTTTTGTCTGTTGCTCCACTTCATCCATTTTTCGGATAAATCGTAGTTGAATCGTATCCTGCTCTTCAAAAAGGCCAGTAGCTCCCAAACGATTATGTTCATCAAACATTTCCAGTAGAACAACAATCTGTGACCATAATTGTGATTCTTTATAGGTCTGCGAATCAAGCAGTGCCCCAAGCTCGTCTGCCTCTCGTTCATAAGAGCGATGCTTCTCGCTGAGTTCTGCGTGATTCTTATGCAGTGCCAGCTTTCGGTTCTCTGCCTCTTTATGCTGTTCCTCTAGCACTTCCATATCCAGAATTATCGTTTTGGCAGCTGAAATCGCACGTTGAAGCGCTGCCACCGGAGCATGTGCAGCGTCCTGACCATGCTGAGCTGCGAATGTTCCGAGTTCTTCTGTATATTGACGGATAGATAGCGTCAATTCATTAATTTGGATATCCAGGCCTGCTAACTCCAACAGAAAGCTCTCCCGCTCCTTGCGCAGACCCTTTTCTTCAGTCGCCAGTGCTCGCTCAGCGTTTCCAAATCCTCTGATCGTTTGTTGCCAGAGGCTTGACACCACATCCCATTGTTTACGAAGCTTTTCTTTAGCCGTCTGAATGACCTCTTGACGTTCTTTCATCTCCAGAGATCCTTCGATTGCTTGAATTTCTTTCTGCCATTGCTCAATTTGTCGTGTGTGGAGCATACGTTTAGCTAAGAAATGAGCCACTTCAAGCTTTTTCTCCTGAGCCTTGGAATCGTCCAGCCGTCCACGTGCACGTCTCTGATCATCACTAAGCTTTTTGAACTCATCTTGTTTCAGTTCCATTTCTTCCTTGCTGCGCAAATACTTTAGATTGTCCGTCTCAAATCGCAATTGCTTCGCATCCTGATAACGCCCCGCCAGTTCATTACCAACCTTACTTCGCTCTTCTTCCGCATTTCTCTGTTCTTCATGAATAACCGTAAAGATCTGACGCCCACGAAGTTCCGTTTCTTGAACAACACTCTCTGCCTCTACTCCTAGCTTCACCAGCTCGTATAAAGGTGCAGCCATGCCAAGAAACTCTGTATAGACCTGTTCCCGCTGTTCAAGCATCGGTAGACGCTGAGCTACTGTCGCCGTGTCAATAAACATCCGCTGCAGCGTATTGTCTTCTTCTTTGGGTCCCTCATTTAGACTGGAACCTATCTCAGGGATAATTAGCTTTTCGAATAAGTTATGGTTGGTAAAGGCATCATTCTTTTTAAAATAACCTTTAATACCGCCCTCTTCCCCATTGATCCGCCGCATATTGCGCCACTCGGCGATATGGATATCCCGGGTAGCCAGGAAATCATAATATCTTTTTAAATCCGAGCTATGGCTACCAAAAGGTACAATTTCCCCTCGCCGATCTCGTATAAATTGCTGGATCGTTTCAAAACTCGTAGGTTCAGCAGTTTCTTCATCGAAGAGTGGCAACGTCGAAAGGGTGAGTTCAGATGCATCGCCATAATCCGTAAGTGCGTATAGAAGGTAATCCACTTTAATATCCTGCTGATCCAGTGAGTTATGTGCCGTCATAGCAATACCAGTCGTCATATATTCATTACGCTCATTGTTGTCCAGATGCCATTCGATAGCTACATGAAAGGTGTAAGGTTTAAGTTGTTTTTTATGATTATGAAAAAATGCTTCCACCTGGTTCTCACTATCTTTTCCCCATGGCGTTTTGGGCATTAATAACTGAAATATGGATTGCAGCAGTACGCCCTTCCCGCCACCATTCATAAGCGTAATAAGCGTATTGCTTGGCCCCTCTTCGTTACAGAGATCCAGAATCATATCATCATATTTCTTGAGCATTTTCTCGTATTTAAGTCCTGTAATCCGTATGCGTTCAATCCGCGGCATTAATAGCACCGTCTTTCTCAGCTAAAGTTCGTCCGATGAGTTTCTTCAATTCCTGATACCGGTCAACATCATGATATAAATACCGCATTCTCTCATAAAGCTCTTCCCGTGGGAATATCCGCTTCTCTGACTCCGAGATGAACACGAGCTTCTCCTCTTCGAGGAGCTTCATGCCTTCATGAATCAGCCCAATTCGTGAGCCTGCGCCTCTTGTCAGAAGATCGCTCTCTTCCTGACTCTTAGTTTGCATATAGAGGTTAGTCCACACCTTGGACATCGCTTGGATATCCAAGCGCCACTGCTGACTAAACCGACCTTCATCATCCATCTGCATCCATGCTTGGAAAAGTGAAGACACCTGATCTGATATCTGTATATAGGACATACTGTCCTGCCCGGACTTAAAGTGAGTCTCGTCCTGATCCATCTCGGCCAGAAACACAAGGATGATGATATTAATGATATGTAAATGAGTTTTACGCTCAATTCGTGAGTATTTATTCTTCAACTGGGTAAAGTTGGTGGCGAACACTGACCCGAGTGGATTGACCAACAAATGGAGACGGTGTCCCGAATTCATCACTCGGCAGCCTGCCTCCTTGGCAACATATTGAAGCGCATCATATGTTCCTGCATCCTGCAGGCATTCCGCTGCCGCAGGATCATCGAGAGGGATTACTTTTTTACGAAGTAATTCAAAAAATAGCCGTGAAGCTTGCTGTACCTGTTCTAATGTATAACTCATGCTAGTAACCTCTCACCTCTCCACGATCGTAATAGTATATGGGCTCATGTCTAGACAAGACCAGCGTACCCTTAGGCCTGATTCTTGCGCAATGCTCGTCCGCAATAGCTTGCCGCGCAGGCTCTCCAATTGAGGATCATCCGCAAGTACATAACGGATTAGCAACTGGCATTCATCGGATCCGTTGCTGTTCTCAGGAGCCTGCTCTTGCACAGTAATCTCTGAATGAAAAAACTGCACCCACAGATCGACAGCATCTGGTGTGCGTGCCCATCTTGTTAATTCCTCCTCGGTAAAAGCTTCTGTAGTAAACGTAAAGCTTCCCCGCTCGGCTAGCGCACTGAACACAGGCTTCCACAGTTCAACGACTTCCGCCCATGGAATACCTTTAGGAATATATTGAGCATTCTCAGCATAGAGCTCATCTTCAAGTTCATCTATTACTATATCCGGGATAAAACCAACCTCTTGTTCCTCCCAAGCCCAAGGAAGTGGATAGACAAAATCCTGATTCGGAGCAAACAATCCGCCGAGCAGCAGTTCAAAGCTGTCACCGCTTGGCAGCCCCTCTTCTTTAACCCATTCCTCCCATACATGTGTACGGAAATTAAAGCCGGCGGCTCCCCAGAATAGTTCAGGAAAGTTCAATCTTAAGTTGGTCTCCACCTCGAAAATATTCAAGACTATCTCAGCCAGCTCATCGTGTACACGCCTTGAGAGCTCGACTCGTTCAGAAAGAATACGGATCTCATTAAAGTCGATCACATCTTTCTCGTCATTGGCTAGCCGGGCCAGAGAACGATGAATATTATCAAAATGCTTGCGTTCCTCATCGAATTGCTGATGAATTTCTTCAAGTCGCTGATGCCGGGCCACTCCGAATTCACTAAAAATATGCTTCGGGTTACGGCGCAATGCATTCCGGTATTCCTGCTGCTCATGGGTCATCTTTCGAACCCGGGAGATAAGCTCATTCACATCCTGAAGCGCACGAGTTACACGTCCATGCTTAATATGCATCTGAATCTCGAGCAGCTTGATGCTGATCTGGAACTCTTCGATAATCTCATGACTCATAAAAATAAGCTCCATGGCATATTCGGAGAGACGATAGATTGTTCTGCCGCTCTCTTCCCAGCTACTGCGGGTCGCATCCTCATCCACCATGAAATACTTATATTTCTGCACAGACATTTGCCGAGCCGTATCATCATAATAATAGGATTCAAAATCCCCACCATTTCCGCTCCAGAGCAGGCCGTCTACTAAACGTTCTACGGATTCGGTAGTCCCGAGATTCGCAATATTGAACCGTTCCAATGCAGTCCAAGCCAACGCTATTATATCTTCCTTGGATCTTCTCTCATTGGATTCTAGCTCCAAATAATAGACTTGCAACAAGATGCTTAAAGATACCATTTCTTTGTACGGTTGGATTTCGCCAAGGTTCATCCCAGCCCCCAGATTCCATAGGGGATTCAATCGTTTATTTCGTTCGCCAAAATCCGACCAATTCATCTTTCTGCCATCCTCACCAAATAAAAATAAAACCCGTATACATCCGTATAGGGTTCTGAAGTACGCGAATATATGTTTCTATTATATCAATTCATCGAAGGTTGTGCTATTTATTGTTAAACAAAATCTTATAAGGACGGAGACAATTAAATGCCCCCGTCCCTACTATATCATTTTGTTACTACTTCACAGATCCGAGCATCCCTTGCACAAATTGTTTCTGCAGCAAGAAGAAGATTAATACTGTCGGCAATGTAGTGATAACTATGGAAACCATAATCATGCCATAATCTGGGTTATAAGACGAAGCTAACGATGACACGATCAAAGGCAGTGTTTTCTTATCCTGACTTTGGAGTGCAATCAACGGCCACAGGAAGTTATTCCAATTACTCATGAATGTAATAATCGCTGCTGCCGCATAGGTTGGTTTCATGGTTGGCATATACACTTTTGTGAATAATCT
This genomic stretch from Paenibacillus sp. FSL H7-0737 harbors:
- a CDS encoding DUF6063 family protein; translation: MSYTLEQVQQASRLFFELLRKKVIPLDDPAAAECLQDAGTYDALQYVAKEAGCRVMNSGHRLHLLVNPLGSVFATNFTQLKNKYSRIERKTHLHIINIIILVFLAEMDQDETHFKSGQDSMSYIQISDQVSSLFQAWMQMDDEGRFSQQWRLDIQAMSKVWTNLYMQTKSQEESDLLTRGAGSRIGLIHEGMKLLEEEKLVFISESEKRIFPREELYERMRYLYHDVDRYQELKKLIGRTLAEKDGAINAAD